The Cucumis melo cultivar AY chromosome 6, USDA_Cmelo_AY_1.0, whole genome shotgun sequence genome includes a region encoding these proteins:
- the LOC103500139 gene encoding uncharacterized protein LOC103500139 — MEQPPFISQRRGEPEFSLREWAAKAKITRDPATSRRFSGSYIRSFREDARSFRSNITTITSTASSPGYPFGDEIDPATYSFTNAIKALQARSLNSWECFSLDGFTLNSKWNEAEKYICNPLSGEVPMECLSAKSLSGRSFRNFTNRIAISAPLVYSNHSQQTQTKPCSIAQVVQKLPIPEKQVDANALTRDVGTQSTPTNVGSNSPSPASTPPIVDRALKRCELEEDSPNSNSKITPVTEVIKREMKEERAKEEKVHKEIIAEEKYKQGGCLSWMKKKQKEEQRSRRKRFLSHLKLKGC; from the exons ATGGAGCAACCCCCATTCATTTCTCAACGACGAGGTGAACCGGAGTTCAGCCTCCGTGAATGGGCGGCCAAGGCCAAAATTACCCGCGACCCCGCCACTTCCCGGCGATTCTCTGGTTCTTACATCAGAAGCTTCCGAGAAGATGCTAGATCGTTCCGATCAAACATCACTACCATCACTAGCACCGCCTCCTCTCCCGGATACCCTTTTGgag ATGAAATTGACCCTGCTACTTATTCCTTCACTAATGCCATCAAGG CACTGCAAGCCAGGTCGCTTAACAGTTGGGAATGCTTTTCTCTTGATGGGTTTACTTTGAATTCGAAGTGGAACGAAGCCGAGAAGTATATATGTAATCCACTTTCTGGGGAAGTTCCCATGGAGTGTTTGTCTGCAAAATCACTTAGTGGGAGGTCGTTTAGGAACTTTACAAACAGAATTGCTATATCTGCACCTTTAGTTTACTCTAATCATTCACAACAAACTCAAACAAAGCCATGTTCTATTGCACAAGTAGTTCAGAAACTCCCAATTCCAG AGAAGCAAGTGGATGCCAATGCCTTAACTAGAGATGTGGGAACTCAAAGCACACCAACAAACGTTGGTTCAAATAGTCCTAGTCCTGCTTCCACGCCTCCCATCGTGGACAGAGCTTTAAAGAGATGCGAATTAGAAGAAGACTCGCCCAATTCCAATTCTAAAATTACTCCCGTGACAGAG GTGATaaaaagagaaatgaaagaagagagagcaaaagaagaaaaggtaCATAAAGAAATAATAGCAGAAGAAAAGTACAAGCAAGGGGGATGCTTATCATGGATGAAGAAGAAGCAGAAAGAGGAACAAAGATCAAGAAGAAAGAGGTTCCTGTCTCATTTAAAACTAAAAGGGTGCTAA